In the genome of Lathyrus oleraceus cultivar Zhongwan6 chromosome 4, CAAS_Psat_ZW6_1.0, whole genome shotgun sequence, the window atcattgtggatttgttgttgatgtttgcatgctagatgattagtgtgcatagtctagccttcggggctgtagctaattcccatggtgaggaattagtgagtgagtcactaggtctcaaatgagtgggactagtgagcttagtagccgtatctggagggatcggtgagcttgaactatatgttcaagaatagtcggtaccgcatgtgtggagtctcattgcataatgtatgtatggcgtataatatgaatggatgtattccaatattatacgtgtgtttgtgttgttgtagagtatgatttgagattatacttgtgtgttatggaatgttgagtatgatgtgagctgatgtgctgttactgattgtatgttgtgattagggtggttaatgtgttaaattacttaacattgcatgatattttataatgcttattatatcgattgaggaactcacccttacaactatttttcaggtaacgagaaatgagttgagtagaagcgaatgcttggagtctagtgtagtctccctagtgggtcatgctctgatagatgtaacatcgggagggaacattttaattgtgttgttgatgattgttgaaccagtttacatgtagtatgttacatgttttgattaatttgagttatatccgctgcgatttatgcaaatgtttaattgattaaataaagagcatgacagttattttggaacatggtgtgaatgattgtgtgacacccttaactgcataattactctgatctatgtttattattttaattaaatatttggggtattttagaagggtgttacaaatTTTACCGTGTTTCCCATTGTGAAACCGCCAAGACTATGTGGGACGTGTTACAAGttacccatgagggaactaaCGAGGTCAAATAAGCTAGGATCAAAACATTGAATCAAGAGTTTAAACTCTTTtgtatgaagcatggtgaaaccattacCGAAATGCAAGAGAGGTTCACACATCTTATTAACTGATTGAATGCTCTAGGTAAACTTATTTCAAATGGTATTGCTACTAATAAGGTTTTGAGATGTCTTAATAGAGTTTCGTTATGTTTTTTTCATGATTATTTTAATAATAAAGAaatttgaaataaaatagaaaattaaaaGTAATTTATAATACTATTTCATAAAATTGAATTACACAACGATTGAATAGAAAATCAATGAACGGTCGATCGTAACGCCCTTCGGTTCCATATCCAGACGCATTCGCTTGCCTTCGAGGTCTTCCACGATTTTTCTGAGGTGTATGGGGTCTCCTAGTATTGGTCTGAGACAAAGGTGGTTGTGGGAGGGTCCTGACATATGTAACAAAATTTTAATCATTTCTCCCTAGGAGTCGGGGTGCCATAGTCGAGTTTGATGCCCATGTTCTCGTAGTTAGATTGTGGTGAATGGATTATGCGTGGAAGAGATGGTTGGTTGAATTGGGACATTGAACCGTTTTAGAAAAGAAACAATGGTTCTCGTGGTGTAAAAAAGTCATGTGGTGGTTGGGTGTTTCGACGATGTGATGTTTGGGTATACATTGGCGGGGGCCTATGGTGGGATGTGGTGGATTCGTATGAATCATCAACGCTATAATATGATGTGGTGGAGGCATGTGTTTATTGGTGGTATGGGTCATGCTCTTGGTGTTGTGTTTGGATGTGTGACATGAATTTGTTGCGTGATTGAGTGTTTGGTGTTTGGGTGTATCTGGTATGATGACGTTGTGAGGTTGGGTTTGGGTGAATTGACATTGTTGTTGGGTTTGGTAATGGTGTGGGGTTGGTTGTTGGGCGAGGGTTTGTTGGTGGGCCTGTGATGATGAAGATTGTTGGCTTGGGTGcatcaaataccttggctcagacacaaaATGTGTCGTTGTAACCGAAATATACCAATTTATATAATTTTAAGTTGATCTAGCACCCTGTATGATAGGATCGGTTAAGATGTGTCAATGTCAATTCCTATATTGACGACACATCTATTTAGCAAACTCTTTCCAATCGGAATAGCCTCATTGGGCGTCGACTCTTAGTTGATGTCAGTCTCCCAAACACGTCAGAGGGTCTGAAATTTGTTGTTACATGTCGAACTATAGTTTGACACAatcactctggtgcatctccacagtagtgaacctAATGATTGGTGTTTTTTCTGTCCAAACTACATCACCATCAAGGTTAACCTGATGGTCGAGACCCATATACGGCTTCTAGATAAACTGTATAATAAAAATACATTATTAGAAGATTTGTAATTTGTAATATAAAAACCAAATTTAGTTATTTAGTTGTAATACATCGTATGGTCCAAGGTGGTCTAAAAGATTACGATATACTATTATAGCGTGTTTGGGATAtctgttgtagttcatccccgGAATAAACCACCTAAATCGACAAGATGGAAAATAAACTATTTATAATTAGTTGTAGTATAAAGTAATAATAAAATAAACTTTCTTTGTTGCAAAAGAGAATGTGAGTGACTTTTCTTTGACcggggcgagtgacgacattctCGACCAACCCTAGGCTTATAGAAAAAGGCACAAGAATAAAACGAACAAGTATTcttttgtgcatttttacacaaagagctatatagaTGAGACAAaacagctgaaccccaactatacattcctattttatttatgtttcttAACAACGAAgaatacataatatttaccgtattactagtagtttcaggaaataaaaaattaccaaatagaatcataataGAACACCGAGTTTTACGTATTTTTTCATACTCAGTCGAATCTTCGATTAATGTTAAGCTTGAATAGTATTCTTTAAGATATTTTAGATTAATACCTTGACTCCTAGTTATGTCTTCACACAAGGGTGCACCAACAATTCTACGCATATTGCGTTATCTTGGTTAACTCAaccattaacagccttaccttcaatAGATAGACCaaacaacatgtacacgtcctctagtgTGACGGTGCATTCACTTAACAAAATGTGAAATGTATGTGTCTCGGGTCTCCACCTTTCTATCAAAGCAAGGATAAATTTGTAATCAACAGAGTGTGAGACTATGTTGAGTAAATGACCAAAATTGTTTGCTCTTAAATATGGTTCTATCAATGAGTTGTGTgctacatattcatgtacacgaaATCGAAATCTCATTGGATCCTAACATAAGAGAATTAAGGAAAAGTAAATAAGGAAAATTATTAGCGGGAAATTTTATAATACATTCAAAATAGTAACTTACAAACTCCACAATGTTGTTGATAGTTCCTTGATGTTCGTCATCCATGGTTAGTAGAGACATTTTTTGGAATGATTTTGAGTTTTTTGGTAGATAAAGTAGATAGATTGATCCTTATGGCGCATGGGTTACTTTTTGGTAACTCCATGTGATCCCTATTTAAGTGTCTGCTCCTTTATTTCAGAACCAACTCACACTATAATATCATAACCGCAGTACACTAAAATACATTGCATTTCCTATAAATAGCTCATTCACCATAATACATGATCAATGCTCACATCAATGGTGTGGTATTTGAATATGAATTTTTCGGTTTTAATTTTCGTAATATCGAAGTTACTTGGTTTATAATAAATAGACAATCAAATTTTTTACAtttgaaagaaagaatagaaaaGAAGTTGCAGTGTAGTCCGATGGCACAAATCATATACAAAAATTCAGGGTTTTTTTACCGACAACCAAGTCAAGTTTTATTAGCTAAAGATCCgagatgatgaagatgttcaAAATATGTTTCTCAATCATGAAGATTCTAGTTTCAACGATATTGAGTTATATATTTTACAACAACAAAATTAGTTGTCTCAGATCGTTGATCCGTCACAAGTATTTTGTGAAACTGACGACGAAGAACAATCAGGGCGACTATTCAGTGACACTTTAGTGCAATTTATTAATAAGGAAGCTGCCAAAGCTAACACATTTGTGGTCACAATGTTTAACTGTCATAAAGGTTAGTTCAGTGTAGATGAGGcaatggatcacaatgaaggGAGGCTAAGGGGATATTATCGAGTGAAACTAGATAGAGGTTGATGCGACTGCGaaaagttccaagcctttcgtatgcctTGCTCCCATGCCATAACGACATGATCAAAGGCTCGACATGACCTTTCCAACTTACTATTCTccgtttacaaagtcataaacctATGCAATATTTACAACAATAACTTTCCAGTGGTAGCAAAGGAGGATTATTGGTCTGCATATCAAGGGGAGATAGTTTGGCACAATGAAAAAAtacgaagaaagaaaaaagatCTCCCTAACAACACGCGTTTTCGAGCTGAAATAGATACAATGAATAAATTGGTGAGgttatgtagttcatgtcgtcagccCGAACAAAATCGTACAAACTGTCTCAATGTTGGACCAAACACATCAACATAATTTTTTATGTAACCATTTTACTTTATATTGAAAATAACGTTTATTTCATAAATATCATAGATGCCACTACAAAGCAATAACCACTGTTTGTGGCGTATACTCCTATAGGATGCATGCATGTGCCACTTGCAGTGACATGTTGGACAAACATGCACCAATAGGGTTGCCACCTATGTACAAAAAACAATGCACCCGCCACTAGGGTTGTTGCCTATGTACAAAAAAAACAATGCATGCGTCACTAAGGTTGTCGCCTATGTACAAAAAACAATACATGCGCCACTATGAGTAACTACCCATCTTGCCGTTCaatttattttttgtttgaaattgataaattatttaaaatattaattattttaaaatttaatttaaaaatattttttatttttaaaaaaatattctACAAATATATTTAACTCAATAATAAATTAACACAACATATCATATATCatattcataaaaaataaataactATAAAACTATACATACAATTCAGTTTAATTTATAATCGTTTTAAAAAATTAATTCATGAACCaaacatttaaaaaaatattatttaaatgAGTTAATAATATTTAACTTTTTAtaatttttgattttttattaaataataatttttatttgAATCAATTTATATTTCAATACTCCTCGTGGAGCAATCACACTTTCGTCGAATCCAAAATACTGTCCAATGACGTACTTCTCCCGCTATATACTAATCAGTGCTATTCCTGTAATATTTCCATTTCCCAGTGGCATTTTCTCACGATTCACTCCCATCATACAACTATAGAGTCAAACAAGCAATCGTAACGTATGTTTTCTTCTCTCTTTCTTTTTTCATCTAACAAAAACCAAAATTAAAACCATAAAACCAAACTTGTCGCACGCATTAACTCTTGCGTGAATTCCCAGGTACCCTTTCTTCTCTTCTTTTCATCTTGTTTTTGTTCCAACCATGTTTCTTTGTCTCTTCCACACAATCCCAATTCCACCTACCTTGTGTTTCATTTATTTGAGTTCTTTTTCATGTTGTAATTATTTTGCAGATTAAGTGTTTGTGAAAAGGGTTAAACGAAAATTGGGAACTGTATCAAAATTCAGAATTCAGAAATGGGATCTCAAGGGCCAAAAGAAATAACAATTCATGTAACTGGGTTTAAGAAGTTTCAAGGAGTGCCAATAAACCCTACAGAGGCTATTGTTAGTAATCTGAAGAGTTATGTTGAAAAGAAGGGTCTTCCGGATGGTGTTACTCTTGGAAGTTGCACTGTTCTTGAGGTGTCTGGTGAGGGTGCACTTCCTCAACTGTATCAGACTTTGGAATCTGGTGTGTCTGAATCAGATACAAATAGCAATGCTAATGTTGTTTGGGTAAATTGGTTTTCTCTTGTTCAATTTCTTGTGTTATTAGATCTCAGTTTAATTCTTGATAATTGATCATGATGCCGTCTTTAAATTTGTAAATATCATTGAAGTTTATGAGAGTGTCTCAAGTAGGAAGCTCAGTTGGTGAGCTAAGGGACATCAATGGATTTTTAAGTTGGAGGTCCATGGTTTGAACTGTAAATTAATATAACCACTAACTTATTACTCCTAGTTAGTTACTGTCCAAAGTAATTTGATCATAAACTTTTTCTCTTAGAGCTTATATCAAAATCAGTGAAGGAATGGTACACCGTTTTAGGCAAAGTACAATTTCCGGGTACATAGTGGATACTGGTACGCGTATGGTACATACTTAGTCCGTAccttttttttttgttgtttgGTGCGCGCACTGGTACATGATTGGTAAGCTAGTTTGACTTTATTGTATTTTTGTTTTAGGAATAGTTTATACATAAGCATTTACTATATGATAAGTGTCTCTGCCATAAACGCCTAATTAAGTTGTTTATACTTTATTCAAACACGACCTAGCACACATTTGAAAAAAAAGGATTTGCTTTAGAATGTCTTAAAAGAAATTTAATAAAGTATGTGAATTCCGAATTACCATCTATTAGACTTGAATATTGTTTGCCACACTTGTCATTTTCACCACTGGTAGTGACATATTGAATTGCATTAAAAATTGAGTTTTCATATCATGTAATCTGTAGCATTCATCACATTAATGCCCCGAAGTTGCTGCCAGACATTGTAACAAATTGACTGAATGAAAATTGAGAAGAAATAAACTCACCAATACAATTATGCGATGGTTAGCTTATTTAGTGTTATTTTTGTTTctcttcattttctttttgtttctAGGGTGTCTTGTTATATGATCCTTGCTAATTATGAACTAATTTTTATATGTTAGTGTGAGAAACCAGTATTGTCAATTGTGTATTGCAAAACAATAGTGGTTTGTTTAAATTCCGCTATGCTATGGTGCTATAGCCACTATGACATTGCTATAACTGCTATTTGCCAGCACTGTGGTAAACCAATGATCGGTACATGTTGAATAAAAGATACTGTGAAGCAGAAATGCATGTTTATAATATGATCATATTTCCTGGATTACTTTGATAATGGTTTTTCCCCATGAATTTATGCTTCAGCTTCACTTGGGGGCGAATAGTGGAGCGACAAGGTTTGCCATTGAGCGTCTGGGCGCGAATGAAGCCACTTTCCGCTGTCCAGATGAATTAGGATGGCAACCACAGGTGGGTTATGATCTTGCATCTTGTTTATCTTTTATTGATGAAATGAAATTAGAATAGCTAAAAGGTTTTCTTAAATGGTTTGAAAGCATGCCATGTTTTACATTGTCTGAATAcctttttctttgtttttcacttttcttTTGCAGCAATTCCCAATAGTCCTTGAAGATGTTGGGATTTCTCGAAAAAGAGAGGTAAAACTGCAATTACTTGTAAAAATCTATAGCGTGATCCAAAACATGTTGGATTGCATTTTATTGGACAAGTTAAGTTTTGCACAAATTACTTTTTCATTTTCGTTTTGTTTAATGTATTGGGAAAAACTAAAACTCCACATTAGTAAAACTTAAGGCCTAAATGACACTTATAAAGCTTAGACAATCTTCTTCATCTTATAAATTGATTTTATGGGGTTGAGTTAGGTTTAGAATGGTAATGTTGTATTAATTGGTTGAGGTAATATCTGGAGTTGTAACAACTGAAGAAAGGTTATACTTTTCATTGATGTTGTATAACTGGGTTAAGAAAATGATCGGAAGAACAAATGAATAAGGAAAGACAAATACAACAATTCTTGTTTTGGGTTATGCTTGCCTTAATAATGGGCATAGCTCAAAATTTCTGTTGCAAAATCCAATGCCACGGAAAGTGATTGTGTTTATGGTTATAAACTTGTAAGTTTGGAGTTTGTTAGAACAACAACCCTCGTTCTAAAGTAAAATGATTCAAAAAATACAGAGTGAACACACGATACTTGATCAGAGTTCAGCCAATTGTGCATACGTCTCTGACTTGAGAGCCGGCCAATTGTGTATACCTTGTTCCGGTCTCTCATACTTGCATTGCATGCTGTTGTAGCTATTCTAAGAATGTCTTTATTATATTCCTAACATGCAATTattgtttattttgttttatgAAGACTTCTCTACCCGTTGATGCAATCTATAAATTCTTGAAAGGAAAAAGTTATGATGTGATGATATCAGATAACGCCGGACGATTTGTTTGCAATTATGTGTATTACCACTCTCTCCGGTTTGCTGAACAGAAGGGTAACAAGTCTCTGTTTGTCCATGTTCCCTTATTTTCGAGTATCGATGAAGAAACTCAGATGAGATTTACAGCCTCTCTTTTGGAGGCCATTGCTTCTGCATGTTAATAATGCAATTGATTGAATTGTTTTCAAAGACTGCCATGTCCATTTTGTCATCTTGGTTGTGCATGTAAATCATTTGTCTCAATAGAAATGCAATTGTATAACAGTTCTTGAGTGAATAACAAAGTTGTTTGTTTTTCTTTGGTTTGGCATGTCGTTGATCGATGTACAATTCAGGGATTCCTTCTCGTGGTCTCTTAACAAATATATATGCTGTTGGTGATTGTTGAAAATCTTGTTGGCTTGATTTTTTTTGTTGTTGCTTGATTCATGCTAATATTTCAAATGTTATGCAATTTCACACCATAATGTAGTTCTAATGTCTATTCGTATAGGCTTATTTACTTATCTTCTGACATAAGCATCCATTTGTATAGATTTATTTGAACTTACCTTCTTACATAAACATCCACGAGTGTTTGGATGAACTTACACAAATAATTGGGAATTTCATAATGCAAAATATGTTTCTTAGTCACCAGGCTAAAAATGTTCTTAAATTTTGGAGATTCATTTTTGGATGCATCAAAATATGATTGAACGTTAAAATATTTTGGAGATACATTTACGGAATAATATCAGAGATACATCTCCGCAACACATCAGAACATAATGTTTCATGTTATGTTTTGTTTACGTGTATTTAGATGAAGATTTATAAGCGTTATGGACCATGTTATGTGATGAAATAAAAGATGAATAAATGTAAAAAAGTTTAGAACAACGATAAAGTAACATGATgttaaaataaaatacaatccATAGTAATACTACTCTATACTAATGCACTACCGTGCATGTCAGACTACATCTCCTCTGCCTCCTCGGTCATCAATTCTCCCGTCCTCCGGCGCTGTCTCTGATACATTAATGTCCCTCATGCCTCTGTCATGATGACATCTAGGACCTGCATCACATCAGACCCATCAGGGAAGATACCTATGTCAATGTCTGTATGCGCAATCTCCACAATGCGACGACATCTATGCAAGACATCCTCAACATGATCTAACTGTGCTTGTTCCTTCTCTAGTATCTCCTGATGAGCTGACCTCAATGGGTCTTCTAGAGCAGCATGCACCATATACAGatgtgacaccctgaagaacCACCTGATGTACCCGTCCACATACCTCAATTCTCTCGGGGCTATGATACTCCGTGCCTCCTCCAGTACTAGATGACTCTAataatcatcaaacatgtcaTCCATTTGTCTACGTGTTAAAGTAGGAGGAGCAGATACAACGAGGTGTTTGGGAAGGGTCTGAGTGTAGCCGAACTGCGACATGACGCGCTCGAGCAGATGAGGAGCAGTTAGACGTGATTCATAGAGCAACCATCAATAGTATAACACTATCTCGTCAAATGGCTGCGTCTCACGATGATCGACATAACTGTTGAAGTGCATGCCCTCAGCAACCAAGCGGTCAAAATACACTTTGAACGACTCAGTCGCCTGGTTCCCTATGAGATGGGCAAATGCAACAACACACGACATATCCTCAAAGTAAGTAGGTACACTCGCCCAACTAGAGATGCGTGGGAAGTGCCGGAGGATCCAAGCCTGAAAAGTTTGGACCTCACAAATAATAAGTAATGGCGTTATAAAGATGAAATGGAAATGATACAAAAAGATTAAAAGACCAATAAATATTACCGTCAATAGTGTGATACTGCATGTGACCTGCTTCGTCTTCCACCTACAACTCTCTGATAACTTCGAGTACAAGTAGGCCAAACAAACGCCCCCCAGTTGTACTCATGGATCCACTCGAAATCCAAGAAGTACCATAGGTAGATGGCATTTGTATAAATGGCACTCTTATCAATTTTTTTTGCAGTGCCAACCAAATATAGTAGGTATGCTCTCATAGCATGCGCTTTGTGGAACCCCACCTGCAAGACATCACCTATAGCCTGATGTGTTCTCTAGAGCTCCTGTGTATATACCTTTTTCATGTATTCAAATATAGCATGACCCCCTGGTCCTATCCAACTCCTCTTTCACCTCCCCTAGGTTAGCCCCCAGATAATCTACCACCATCTTGAGTGTCGCGTCTTTGATAATCCTCCAATGATCTATAAGTCTCCCCTTGATTGGAAGATGTAGCAAACACGGCATATCGTCGAGTGTGATAAACATCTCACCAAGCGGGATATGAAAGACGAGGTCTCCGAGTGTCATCTCTCCACTAATGCATTAAGCATTTCGTAGTTGACCGTAATATAACCGATCATGCATAAGTCCTTCAGGCCAGATAAGGAGAAAGCAACCTGAAACCAATCTTCATATGGCTGAGGCAAGCTAGTAATCTTCTACCTGTGGTTAATAAACTTCAACGGATCACGGtcctaaaaaaaataaaaataaatgtcACAAACTTGTCAATTAAAATAAACGTAAATTAAAAAGAATGAATCTAACTAATGCTACCTCTCTATCCCAGATATGTCTGGAAGTATGGTCTGGGTATAGAGGCAATGATGACAAATCTACATGGCCTCCCCCAAATGTTTATGACTCAGTATCCGCAATAGCCTCATCCTCTGAAGGTGGCATTGACCCAGCATCATCAGCAATAGGAGGTGGCAGTGGTGCCTCCGGTACCACTGGTGACTCTGGTACCTCAGACGTCTGAATAGGTGAAACCTAGTGCATGCGGGAGGATGAAGGGAGTGACGTGCCGGTAGGTGAAACCCGTCTCCTACTGGAAGAGGATGATGGAAAAACATGAGGAGAAACACAAGCCCCAAAAGTATATGGCTCTGCATGGCCAAAGGGACCAGGAGCCTTCGAAACCTGCTAACTCTTCTCCCGCCACACTGATGCATGTTGTGCAACCCTCATATGCCTCAGTCTATCATGTCTATCAGTCATTATGCCTATAAGTTAAATTAAAACAGACAATTAATGCAAGTATACAACACCACaagaaataaaacaaaacaaaaataacaGAGAAAtttccgaagatgcatctccggttGCTGGGAAACTAAAACGTTGAAATtttctagagatgcatctccaaaatttTCTGCAACTCAGCAGGTGCGCCAATGGCGCAACACAAACATGGAAACAAAAAAAATATTGCATTGATCATCATTTTCAGCCAACTATCATGTTTTATAGTATGTCTAAACTATCAATCATCCAATTTCTACTCATTTCCTAACTTCTACATcaatttctactcatttacacAAGAACTAAAAGATTATTCAAAACATAAAAAAACTTACAATGTTTCACTTTGCTTTAGTGTTGAATGATGTCTCTGATGTTGATTGAAGTTCCATTGACCTTGGTTGCTTGATTTTGGACTTGGTGATGAATTTTTTTGAGAGAGTTTGAAGAGGTTTTGAGAAATATGAGAAATGAGGAATGAGAAGGATTCTGGTGCGATTTAAGCTCCAAAttattccggagatgcatctccgacATTATTCCGTAGATGCATCTCGGGAATATTTTAGCGTTAACGTAAGCTTGGTTGcatccgaagatgcatctctggaattTGAGGGCATTTATGTATTTTTGCATGGTGGCTAAAAAATATATAGGGTGCATTAAGAAATCCCCAAACAACTTGCAACACATGTTGGTGAAAAGAACCAACCTCAAGCCCACTAAGTAAAAAGCTCACTTACTAACAAGAAAAGACTAAAATCTCTCTCAAAAGTTTGCTTGAAGCATTATCATCTTGGCTCAACCATGTACTATGATAGTTTTAAGCAAGAAATTTGGGGGTTTCTTAAAACATCCTATATGTTTCTTACGCACCATGCAAAAATACTAAAATTTTCCCTAgttttcggagatgcatctttggaCGCATCCAATACACACTCAACATAGTCCATTCTGAATTACGCCATataatttgagtttttttaatacCGGAGATGCATTTCTGGAATTTTCCAGAAATATATTCATAAAAAGGATGCAAGAGTTCATGAAATTAAGAAacattgaaagagaatcaaatgcAAAAAAGTCAAAGGGGGTAACACCTATAGATTTAGCCGACAATAAATGTTTCGGTTCATTTTAAGTCTTTGTTTAGTCGGAAAAATAAGTGTATGTAATTGTATCTCAATATTAATGAAGTGTAATATATTCAATTTCTTAATATTTTAATACTTTTTTTATCTTTTCCATAACACTtgttcatttttaaaaaaatgttttcATGTAACTTCTGTTTTCAAAAGTTCTGTTTTCTGTACGTTCAATTCATGAGAgattctagagatgcatctccagaataaGATGATAGGATACGGAATCAGAGATATATATCCAGAATCAGCATGTCAGGTTTTGAATGGTCCACATTTGTCAACAACTTCTCTAGATTAAAGTGCTTTTTTTTTCATTTCACACAAACTGAATATGTCTCAAATGTCACAAATAAACATCAATTGGTATGTCGCAAATGTCTCATTCTCCAGCCCGACTCCCGGGCAGAAGTTTAAGCTCAATGAATACACATCTCTTGCATATATTAAATACGAAATCCATCATCTCTTACCTTACGGAGACAATCGAAGAATTGTGAAGATCGAGTACCATTCACCGTCGATTGACAatgaagagaagattgagttcAACAACTTTGAGCTCAAGGCAAATGGAGATGTAAGGGCTATATGAAATACATTTTTTCGGTTTGAAACAAAATTTCCGCTCGAGTTGGAAACAACGATTTCAAGATCGGTcgaagatattgtgaagatgtTGAAGTGTCCACCTGAATATTGAAGTGTAATGTTGTATTTTATGTTACAATCATCTATGTAATGCCATTTTTATGTTATGaatgttaattttattttgtcaaattaCATATTTTTGTtatccggagatgcatctttggaatTAAAAAAATTCAACTTATAGAGCGTCACTCAGAATGGTCTACGTTGAGTGTATATTGAGTGCGTCTGAAAATGCATCTCTGAAAACTGTGGGGCATTTTAGTATTTTTGCATGATGCATAAGAAACATATATGGTACATTAAGAAATCCCCATAAATTCTCATCCAAGAAATTTGAATGGCTACATTTTTGTATGACGAGGACGGTGTGCATTATTTTTTCTTAAACTTTAAGGAAGTCGACTAAGGTTGTTAGACTCACCCCATTTAAATTTGAGTGCCATGATAATGTTAGGGGATTGTTGGTTACATCCCATACATTATTCAAACTCCACGACAAAATTCTAAAATATTCCTAGAATTTCAGTTTTAA includes:
- the LOC127075073 gene encoding uncharacterized protein LOC127075073, which codes for MGSQGPKEITIHVTGFKKFQGVPINPTEAIVSNLKSYVEKKGLPDGVTLGSCTVLEVSGEGALPQLYQTLESGVSESDTNSNANVVWLHLGANSGATRFAIERLGANEATFRCPDELGWQPQQFPIVLEDVGISRKRETSLPVDAIYKFLKGKSYDVMISDNAGRFVCNYVYYHSLRFAEQKGNKSLFVHVPLFSSIDEETQMRFTASLLEAIASAC